In Beutenbergia cavernae DSM 12333, the DNA window CTGGTGCGTCCGCCCGGTCTCGAGGTGGACCTCCAGCAGGCTCGCCGCCGGCATCGCCTCGAGCGTCTCGTAGTGCGTGACCGAGGGCTTGCCGTCGGCGACGACAGCCCACTTGTAGTCGTGCCGCGGGTGCCGCCCGATCGGGGCGTCGATCGTCCCGGCGCTCGGGTCCGGGTGCCCCTGGACGAGCGCGTGGTAGACCTTCGTCACCGTGCGTTCCTTGAACGCGCGTTTGAGCACCGAGTAGGCGCGCTCGCTCTTGGCCACGGCCATGAGCCCCGACGTCCCGACGTCGAGGCGGTGCACCACGCCCTGCCGCTCCGCCGCGCCGGACGTCGACACGCGCACACCGGCGGCGGCGAGCGCGCCGATCACGGTAGGCCCGCTCCACCCGGGCGAGGGGTGGGCGGCGACGCCGACGGGCTTGTCGACGACGACCACGTCGTCGTCGGAGTACACGATCCGCATCCCGGGCACGGGTTCGGCCACGACCTGCGGAGGCTCCGCGGCCTCCGGCAGCTCGACCTCCAGCCACGCCCCGGCCGCGAGCCGGTCCGACTTCCCGGCCGCGGCGCCGTCCAGCAGCACCCGACCCGCCGCGGCGAGGTCGGCCGCCGCGGAGCGGGAGAGCCCGAGCAGACGTGCCATCCCGACGTCCACGCGCTCACCCGCGAGCCCGTCCGGCACGGGCAGGCTGCGTCGCTCAGCCATCGGCGTGCTGCACGCGCGATCCGTCGAGCGCCCGCCCCTGCACGGCCAGCAGCGCGATCCCCGCGGCCGAGAGGACGATCGCGATGTCGGCGACGTTGCCGACGAAGAGGTCCGCGTAGTTGATGAAGTCGACCACGTGCCCGACGCCGAAGCCGGGCTCGCGGAAGAGCCGGTCGATGAGGTTGCCGACCGCCCCGCCGAGCAGGGCTCCGAGGGCCACCGCCCAGCGCGCCGTGCCGATCTTCCGCGCCGTCACGAGGACGGCGATGCTCACCGCCACCATCGCGATCGTGAAGACCCACGTGACGCCGGTGCCGAACGAGAACGCTGCCCCGGGGTTGAACACCAGCGTGAACGAGAGCAGGTCGCCGATCACCGGGACCCGCTCGCCCGGCTCGAGATTCGTCACCGCGAGGTACTTGGTGACCTGGTCGACCAGCACCACCGCGACCGCGAGGACGGCGAACTGCCACAGCAGACGACGTCGACGCTCGGGGGGAACGGGCGGGGCGCCGGAGGACTCCGACGGCGTCGCGTCCGCATCGCCGGCCCTCGCCGACGCCTCCACCGCCTCCCCCTCGGCCGCAGGGCCGTGGGTGGCGTCGTGCTGCCCGACGGGCTCCTGGCTGGTCATCGGGGCAAAGTCTGGCACGGAATCGCCCCGGTGCCTGCTCTCCCGTGGCACGCGTGGGAACGGCTGCGGCCCGGGCACCCATGGGTGCCCGGGCCGCGAGTCCGTGCGGTGTGCCGGTCGCGCGTGCCTCGCGCCGGCGTCGGTGCGCTACGGCAGGGTCGGGACGTCGGCCGCGGAGTCGAGGCCGATGATCGACGCCTGCTTGTCGAGGTTCTCCAGCAGGCCCCCGAGGTACCCCTTGAGCCGGGTCCGGTAGTCGCGCTCGAACGCCCGCAGCTGCGAGATCTTGTGCTCGAGCGTCGCCCGCTCCGTCTCGAGCTGCTTGAGCGTCCGGGAGCGCTGCTCCTGCGCCTCCTGCTGGATCTGGTCACCGGCCGAACGCGCCTCGGCGACGATCCGGTCGGCCTCCTCCTTGCCGTTGCGCACGTACTCGTCGTGGAGCCGCTGCGCGAGCTGCAGCATGCCGGTCGCCGACTCGGGCTCGGTCTGCCCGGGACGCGGAGCCGGGGCGGCCGGAGCCGCGGGCTGCGCGTAAGCAGGCGCCGGAGCGGGCGTCGGCTTGGGTGCCGGCGGCTCGGGCTCGGGCTCCGGCGCCACCGGCGCCGTCACCTGGGTCACAGGGCCGGTCTCGTCGACGGCCGGCGCGGCCGCTGCCGCGCCACCACCGGACCGGCTCAGCTCGGACACGCGCCGCTCGGCGGCGGCGAGCTTCGTCTTGAGCTCCTCGTTCTCGCCCGCGGTGACGCGGAGAGTGTTGACGATCTCGTCGAGGAAGTCGTCCACCTCGTCCTGGTCGTAGCCCTCACGGAACTTGGTGGTCTGGAACTTCTTGTTGAGAACGTCGTCTGCTGTCAGCAGCGCCATAGTGGTCACCTCGGTTAGTCATCTCGTCCGCACGGACTTCGCCTGCGTGGAACGCGGTCAACGGTAGCGGATGCCTTCCCCGGCGCACGCGCTGGCCCACTCAGGCGAGCCTGGAGAGTATCTGCAGGAGGAACGACGCGACGATCATGACCACGAGGAAGGCGAGATCGATGGCGACGCCGCCGATCCGCAACGGGGGAATCACGCGCCGCACGAGCTTGATCGGTGGATCCGTGACGGTGTACACGGCTTCGGCGAGCACCAGGGTCACGCCCTGCGGGCGCCACTCCCTCGAGAACACCTGGATGAGATCGAACACGATCCGGATCAGCATCGCGACGATGAAGAGCAGGACGAGCAGGTAGGCGATCGACGCGATCCAGCCAAGCACGTGGGTGGATCAGCTCTGGTTGAAGAAGCGCGCCTGCGGCTCCTCGTCCTCGGCCGAGTCGGTGGCGATCTCGACGGAGGCAGGCGAGAGCAGGAAGACCTTGTTGGTGACTCGCTCGATCGAGCCGTGCAGGCCGAACACCAGTCCCGCCGAGAAGTCGACGAGGCGCTTCGCCTCGGCGTCGGTCATGTCCGTCAGGTTCATGATGACGGGCGTGCCGGATCGGAAGGACTCCCCGATGATCTTCGCGTCGTTGTACGTGCGCGGGTGGACGGTCGTGATGCGACGCAGGTCGCCGGCGCTCCCCGCCGACGACGCCGCGGAGCGGGCCGATCGGATCGGCGTCACCGCGGCCGGCGCGTGCTCGCGCGGCTTCTGCTGCTCCGGAGCGTCCGACTGGGCGTACTCGTCGTACTCCGCGTACTCCGACTCCGCCCCCTCGGCACGGTCCGCCTCGGACAGCCCGAGGTACAGCATCGTCTTCCGCAGGGCTCCCATGGCTGCTCCTCGTGTGGTGCCTCGACGCCTCGACGGGTCGCAAGCGCGCCCCGTCCCTCGTGACGCTAGCCCAGGCCACCGTCCCGGGAGTGCACCACCCTGCGGCGTGTCGCGATCACGCCGGCGCTCCGGCCGGTGACGCCGTCGCGCCGGTGCGAGAACATCGCGGCGTCCTCCCGTGTGCAGACGTCGACGCGGACCACGTCGACCCCGTCCGCCGTGAGCCCGGTCACGACGGCGCCCGGCAGGTCGAGCGACGGCGTCCCCCAGGACGTCGTGGCGCGCGCGGCCGGGTACGCCTCCGCCACCTCGTCGCGCATCGACTCCGGCACCTCGTAGCACCGGCCGCAGATCGCGGGACCCACGACCGCCCTCAGGTCGCCGCCGCCGC includes these proteins:
- a CDS encoding RluA family pseudouridine synthase; its protein translation is MAERRSLPVPDGLAGERVDVGMARLLGLSRSAAADLAAAGRVLLDGAAAGKSDRLAAGAWLEVELPEAAEPPQVVAEPVPGMRIVYSDDDVVVVDKPVGVAAHPSPGWSGPTVIGALAAAGVRVSTSGAAERQGVVHRLDVGTSGLMAVAKSERAYSVLKRAFKERTVTKVYHALVQGHPDPSAGTIDAPIGRHPRHDYKWAVVADGKPSVTHYETLEAMPAASLLEVHLETGRTHQIRVHMAAVKHPCVGDVTYGADPRLAERLGLTRQWLHAVRLGFEHPVTGEWTEVTSDYPADLAASLEALRDGA
- the lspA gene encoding signal peptidase II, with the protein product MTSQEPVGQHDATHGPAAEGEAVEASARAGDADATPSESSGAPPVPPERRRRLLWQFAVLAVAVVLVDQVTKYLAVTNLEPGERVPVIGDLLSFTLVFNPGAAFSFGTGVTWVFTIAMVAVSIAVLVTARKIGTARWAVALGALLGGAVGNLIDRLFREPGFGVGHVVDFINYADLFVGNVADIAIVLSAAGIALLAVQGRALDGSRVQHADG
- a CDS encoding DivIVA domain-containing protein, with translation MALLTADDVLNKKFQTTKFREGYDQDEVDDFLDEIVNTLRVTAGENEELKTKLAAAERRVSELSRSGGGAAAAAPAVDETGPVTQVTAPVAPEPEPEPPAPKPTPAPAPAYAQPAAPAAPAPRPGQTEPESATGMLQLAQRLHDEYVRNGKEEADRIVAEARSAGDQIQQEAQEQRSRTLKQLETERATLEHKISQLRAFERDYRTRLKGYLGGLLENLDKQASIIGLDSAADVPTLP
- a CDS encoding YggT family protein, yielding MLGWIASIAYLLVLLFIVAMLIRIVFDLIQVFSREWRPQGVTLVLAEAVYTVTDPPIKLVRRVIPPLRIGGVAIDLAFLVVMIVASFLLQILSRLA
- a CDS encoding cell division protein SepF, with protein sequence MGALRKTMLYLGLSEADRAEGAESEYAEYDEYAQSDAPEQQKPREHAPAAVTPIRSARSAASSAGSAGDLRRITTVHPRTYNDAKIIGESFRSGTPVIMNLTDMTDAEAKRLVDFSAGLVFGLHGSIERVTNKVFLLSPASVEIATDSAEDEEPQARFFNQS